One Mycobacterium sp. SMC-4 DNA window includes the following coding sequences:
- a CDS encoding XRE family transcriptional regulator, translating into MPHDRPVEFWPTAAIRAALENDDLSVWQRIVVAIKRDPFGRTARQVEEVLETSQPYGVSRAMAEVLVRTREHLEANERGEVARHVHLLLERSGLGEQEFASRIGVPPDQFAAFLRGSISPPASLMIRMGRLSERFAKMRQQRQ; encoded by the coding sequence ATGCCCCATGACCGCCCGGTCGAGTTCTGGCCGACTGCTGCGATTCGGGCCGCACTGGAGAACGACGATCTGTCGGTGTGGCAGCGCATCGTGGTGGCCATCAAGCGCGACCCGTTCGGCCGTACTGCGCGCCAGGTGGAGGAGGTGCTGGAGACCTCCCAGCCGTACGGGGTCTCCCGCGCCATGGCCGAGGTGCTGGTGCGCACCCGCGAACATCTCGAGGCCAACGAACGTGGCGAGGTCGCCCGTCATGTGCACCTGTTGCTGGAGCGCTCCGGGCTGGGCGAGCAGGAGTTCGCGTCGCGCATCGGCGTGCCCCCCGATCAGTTCGCCGCTTTCCTGCGGGGAAGCATCAGCCCGCCGGCGTCGCTGATGATCCGGATGGGCCGGCTTTCCGAGCGCTTCGCCAAAATGCGCCAGCAGCGCCAGTAG
- a CDS encoding MMPL family transporter: MIRVSSTLRRFRWAVFAVWVLLLVPSVYLAMNHSGHLTGGGFEVAGSQSLYVQHQLEAQFPEEGASALALVAAPRPDASFDDMNSAVAHLERIAAEVPSVAVMPSPQQPPPQPDRPYVVMLQLDFENTGAVDIANQLRERVGIDGDEPGETANGKVRLYVIGQGALGAAASLATKHDIAQAEKWNFPIVLLILLAVFGSLAAAAMPLLLGICTVVVTMGMVFVLSMYMTMSVFVTSTVSMFGIAVAIDYSLFILMRYREELRAGREPDDAADAAMATSGLAVVLSGLTVIASVTGLYLINTPVLESMATGAILAVAVAVLTSTTLTPAVLATFGRRAARRSSYLQWSRRGEATQSRFWTRWIGWVMRRPWASALAATTLLLMFAAPAFSMELGNSMQRQFEPTHEIRGGVNAAADALGPGALGPVRVLVTFPEGTEASAPAKQPLLDEIRQRMAQAPNAVSVSPPVFGTDYRIALLSVVLSVDPEDMGARETVAWLREQLPPVAGERAEIDVGGPTALIKDFDDRVSTTQPMVFVFVALIAFVMLLIAIRSVFLALKGVLMTVLSVAAAYGSLVVVFQWGWLSGLGFEPLSSLDSTIPPLVLALTFGLSMDYEIFLLTRIRERFLQTGNTRDAVAYGVSTSARTITSAALIMIAVFVGFAFAGMPLVAQMGVASAVAIAVDATVVRLVLVPALMAMFDEWNWWLPRWLDRILPSVDFEKPLPKADIGDLIIIPDDISALAPSGADLRTVVKSAAKLKTLVPQAITVADPLAFSGCQPCGKLVPGRLRSEGRVPATIGNRAHGKTVAVKLPKHPVTMWRGRLDVALDALRVADTTTDADRLLTRRAPLETTHVLLPTGDRLQIPTGAETLRLKGFLMMQRNSSRDYAEFSDLIDSMDVQTAAEVLAGMDRYYCGQPARDHWVATQMVRRLADPAPADGPDLATSGADAEAQWAKVRQRCLSVAVAMLEEAR, encoded by the coding sequence ATGATTCGCGTGAGCAGCACTCTGCGCAGATTCCGCTGGGCGGTGTTCGCGGTGTGGGTGTTGCTGCTGGTGCCGTCGGTGTACCTGGCGATGAACCACTCCGGTCATCTGACCGGCGGTGGGTTCGAGGTCGCGGGTTCGCAGTCGCTGTACGTGCAGCACCAGCTGGAAGCGCAATTCCCCGAAGAGGGCGCGTCGGCGCTGGCCCTGGTGGCGGCGCCGCGACCCGACGCGTCGTTCGACGACATGAACAGCGCCGTTGCGCACCTGGAGCGCATCGCCGCGGAAGTGCCCAGCGTCGCCGTGATGCCGAGTCCTCAGCAACCCCCGCCGCAGCCGGACCGCCCCTACGTCGTGATGTTGCAGCTGGATTTCGAGAACACCGGTGCGGTCGACATCGCCAACCAGTTGCGGGAACGCGTGGGCATCGACGGCGACGAGCCCGGCGAGACCGCGAACGGCAAGGTGCGGCTCTACGTCATCGGCCAGGGAGCGCTCGGCGCCGCCGCATCGCTGGCCACCAAACACGACATCGCACAGGCCGAGAAGTGGAACTTCCCGATCGTCCTGCTGATCCTGCTGGCGGTGTTCGGTTCGCTGGCCGCGGCGGCGATGCCGCTGCTGCTGGGCATCTGCACCGTCGTGGTGACGATGGGCATGGTGTTCGTGTTGTCGATGTACATGACCATGTCGGTGTTCGTCACGTCGACGGTCTCGATGTTCGGCATTGCTGTGGCGATCGACTATTCGCTGTTCATCCTGATGCGCTATCGGGAGGAGTTGCGCGCCGGCCGAGAACCCGACGACGCCGCCGACGCGGCGATGGCGACCTCCGGACTGGCTGTCGTACTGTCCGGTCTGACGGTGATCGCGTCGGTCACCGGGCTGTACCTGATCAACACCCCGGTGCTGGAGTCGATGGCCACCGGCGCGATCCTGGCGGTCGCGGTCGCCGTGCTGACCTCGACGACGCTGACGCCGGCGGTGCTGGCCACGTTCGGCCGCCGGGCCGCCCGCCGGTCGTCGTATCTGCAATGGAGCCGCCGCGGCGAGGCGACCCAGTCCCGGTTCTGGACCCGCTGGATCGGCTGGGTGATGCGCCGGCCGTGGGCTTCGGCGCTGGCCGCCACCACGCTGCTGCTGATGTTCGCCGCACCGGCGTTCTCGATGGAACTCGGCAACAGCATGCAGCGGCAGTTCGAGCCGACCCATGAGATCCGCGGTGGTGTCAACGCGGCAGCCGACGCGCTGGGCCCCGGCGCGCTGGGGCCGGTGCGGGTGCTCGTGACGTTCCCGGAGGGCACTGAAGCGTCGGCGCCGGCCAAGCAGCCGCTTCTCGATGAGATCCGGCAGCGGATGGCCCAGGCCCCCAACGCGGTGTCGGTGAGCCCGCCGGTGTTCGGGACCGACTACCGGATCGCGCTGCTGTCGGTGGTGCTGTCGGTCGATCCGGAGGACATGGGTGCCCGCGAGACCGTGGCGTGGCTGCGCGAACAGTTGCCGCCGGTGGCCGGTGAGCGGGCCGAGATCGACGTCGGCGGACCGACCGCGCTGATCAAGGACTTCGACGACCGGGTCTCCACCACCCAGCCGATGGTGTTCGTCTTCGTGGCGCTGATCGCATTCGTGATGCTGCTGATCGCCATCCGGTCGGTGTTCCTGGCGCTCAAGGGCGTGTTGATGACCGTGCTGTCGGTGGCCGCGGCCTACGGCAGCCTGGTCGTCGTCTTCCAGTGGGGCTGGCTGTCGGGCCTCGGGTTCGAACCGCTGTCGTCGCTGGACAGCACGATCCCGCCGCTGGTGCTGGCGCTGACCTTCGGGCTGTCGATGGACTACGAGATCTTCCTGCTCACCCGAATCCGGGAGCGGTTCCTGCAGACCGGAAACACCCGCGACGCCGTCGCCTACGGCGTGTCGACCAGTGCGCGGACCATCACCAGTGCGGCGCTGATCATGATCGCGGTGTTCGTCGGGTTCGCGTTCGCCGGAATGCCGCTGGTCGCCCAGATGGGCGTGGCCTCGGCGGTCGCGATCGCGGTGGACGCCACGGTGGTGCGACTGGTGCTGGTGCCCGCCCTGATGGCGATGTTCGACGAGTGGAACTGGTGGCTGCCGCGCTGGCTGGACCGCATACTTCCGTCGGTCGATTTCGAGAAGCCGCTGCCCAAGGCCGACATCGGCGATCTGATCATCATTCCCGACGACATCTCTGCCCTGGCACCGTCTGGTGCCGACCTGCGTACCGTGGTGAAATCCGCAGCCAAGCTCAAAACACTTGTGCCGCAGGCAATCACCGTTGCCGACCCGCTGGCCTTCAGCGGCTGCCAGCCGTGCGGCAAGCTGGTCCCCGGCCGGTTGCGCAGCGAGGGCCGGGTGCCGGCGACGATCGGCAACCGGGCCCACGGCAAGACCGTCGCGGTGAAGTTGCCCAAACACCCGGTCACGATGTGGCGCGGGCGGCTCGATGTCGCGCTCGACGCGCTGCGGGTGGCCGACACCACGACCGATGCCGATCGCCTGCTGACCCGCAGAGCCCCGCTGGAGACCACCCATGTGCTGCTGCCCACCGGCGACCGCCTGCAGATTCCCACCGGCGCGGAAACCCTGCGGCTGAAAGGCTTCCTGATGATGCAGCGCAACAGCAGTCGCGACTACGCCGAGTTCTCCGATTTGATCGACTCGATGGACGTCCAGACCGCGGCGGAAGTGCTCGCGGGCATGGACCGGTACTACTGTGGGCAACCGGCACGCGACCACTGGGTGGCCACCCAGATGGTGCGCCGGCTGGCCGACCCGGCCCCTGCCGACGGGCCCGACCTGGCAACATCGGGCGCCGACGCGGAAGCGCAGTGGGCGAAGGTCAGGCAGCGCTGCTTGTCGGTGGCGGTGGCAATGCTGGAGGAAGCGAGGTGA
- a CDS encoding hemophore, giving the protein MKSIRPARRLLSRAGLAAGCGAVVVAGSALPTAVAAPDPCAASSIAKTVGMVAVHTGNYLDANPETDQTLTAISQQQSGPESVAALKAYFDANPAVASDLQKLQQPLTSLSGRCGLPINVPQVLGLLQTAAQNPAAGAPAEAVAHPVSPVTPPGPVVSGR; this is encoded by the coding sequence ATGAAATCGATTCGACCTGCCCGCCGGTTGCTCTCGCGCGCGGGATTGGCCGCCGGCTGTGGTGCGGTGGTGGTGGCCGGATCGGCACTGCCGACCGCGGTGGCCGCACCGGATCCCTGCGCGGCCAGTTCGATCGCCAAGACCGTCGGCATGGTGGCCGTGCACACCGGCAACTACCTCGACGCCAACCCCGAAACCGATCAGACGTTGACTGCGATCTCGCAGCAACAGAGCGGACCGGAGTCGGTTGCCGCGCTGAAGGCCTACTTCGACGCGAACCCTGCGGTGGCCTCCGACCTGCAGAAACTGCAGCAGCCGCTGACGTCGCTGTCGGGCCGCTGCGGGCTGCCGATCAACGTGCCGCAGGTCCTGGGCCTGCTCCAGACCGCTGCGCAGAACCCCGCCGCAGGCGCGCCGGCCGAGGCGGTAGCCCACCCGGTGAGCCCGGTGACACCGCCCGGGCCGGTGGTATCGGGGCGCTGA
- a CDS encoding heme-binding protein, translating into MLFPASTARRLAVGALSAGACAGAMLFGALPTAVAQPDPPNCTAADFSGVAAGVSASSSAYLFTHPEVNAFFTDLHGLPRNEIHEKVVDYMNANPQVRDELTAIRAPLHDLKHRCGFTPETLDTPDDYTS; encoded by the coding sequence ATGTTGTTTCCGGCCTCTACTGCACGTCGACTTGCCGTTGGGGCGCTGAGCGCAGGCGCATGCGCCGGCGCCATGCTGTTCGGTGCGCTGCCCACCGCCGTCGCCCAGCCTGACCCGCCCAACTGCACGGCCGCCGACTTCTCCGGGGTCGCCGCTGGGGTGTCCGCATCTTCGTCGGCCTACCTGTTCACCCATCCTGAGGTCAACGCGTTCTTCACCGACCTGCACGGTCTGCCGCGCAACGAGATCCACGAGAAGGTCGTCGATTACATGAATGCCAACCCGCAGGTGCGGGACGAGCTGACGGCCATCCGTGCGCCCTTGCACGATCTCAAGCACCGCTGCGGCTTCACTCCCGAGACGCTTGACACGCCGGACGATTACACGTCCTAA
- a CDS encoding response regulator transcription factor: MVDDDPDVRTSVARGLRLSGFDVRVAATGKEALRLLAGETHDALVLDVQMPELDGVAVVTALRALGNDIPICVLSARDTVNDRIAGLEAGADDYLTKPFDLGELVARLHALLRRAHHSSPSSDSITVGSLTIDTARRLVFMAGERVDLTKREFDLLAALADNAGVVLSRQRLLELVWGYDFDVDTNVADVFVSYLRRKLERDGQPRVIHTVRGIGYVLRAEP; encoded by the coding sequence ATGGTTGACGACGACCCCGACGTTCGGACCTCGGTGGCGCGCGGTCTGCGCTTGTCGGGGTTCGACGTCCGGGTCGCCGCCACAGGTAAGGAAGCGCTGCGCCTGCTGGCCGGCGAAACCCATGACGCGTTGGTGCTCGACGTGCAGATGCCCGAACTCGACGGTGTCGCGGTGGTGACCGCGCTGCGCGCGCTGGGCAACGACATTCCGATCTGCGTGCTGTCGGCTCGCGACACCGTCAACGACCGCATCGCCGGGTTGGAAGCCGGGGCCGACGACTACCTGACCAAGCCGTTCGACCTCGGTGAGTTGGTGGCCCGGCTGCATGCACTGCTGCGCCGGGCCCACCATTCCTCTCCGAGTTCGGACAGCATCACGGTGGGTTCGTTGACCATCGACACCGCGCGGCGCCTGGTTTTCATGGCCGGGGAGCGGGTGGACCTGACCAAGCGCGAGTTCGACCTGCTGGCTGCGCTGGCCGACAATGCCGGGGTGGTGCTGTCCCGGCAGCGGCTGCTGGAGCTGGTGTGGGGCTACGACTTCGACGTCGACACCAACGTCGCCGATGTGTTCGTGTCCTATCTGCGGCGCAAACTCGAGCGCGACGGTCAGCCTCGGGTGATCCACACCGTGCGCGGTATCGGCTACGTGCTGCGCGCAGAGCCGTGA
- a CDS encoding HAMP domain-containing sensor histidine kinase, with protein MRLPQLLRSASLRTRVAVASAAAAAAVVAAFTILTSVVLASNDAAQLDRRLDAIVDASMFPDQLADPRRGVLQTGRSESSGQVVFQRGFQLPPLPPGTENVMVNDVEYRVRTIEVDRNEGVLISIGIRADSILLNPARVPLYIGVGVLTVLFAALLGWLLAGPAIRPLRRLTEHTKRLGKGAEQIPAVHGVREAEELSEAMSAMLERLAAAQQATTNSLQAAQDFAANAAHELRTPLTAMRADLDTLRIHDLPDDERAEVVADLGRAQRRVEAIITALGQLASGQLAQLEDREVIDVTDMLDRVARENMRVNRDVDIEIHAAEDLGTVLGWPGGLRLAVDNLVRNAITHGQATRIVLTARRQDVVTIVVDDNGRGLPADEHRTVLGRFARGSNAAPGGSGLGLALVAQQAELHGGTVELSDGPLGGLRVTLTVTTNPAPQQDSGADWPA; from the coding sequence GTGAGGCTGCCGCAGTTGCTGCGCTCGGCCTCGTTGCGAACCCGCGTCGCCGTTGCCTCAGCTGCGGCGGCCGCTGCGGTGGTCGCCGCATTCACCATCCTCACCTCGGTGGTGTTGGCCAGCAACGACGCAGCGCAGCTGGACCGGCGTCTCGACGCCATCGTCGACGCCAGCATGTTCCCCGATCAGCTGGCGGATCCGCGCCGTGGCGTGCTGCAGACCGGCCGCTCGGAATCGTCGGGTCAGGTGGTGTTCCAGCGAGGTTTCCAGCTGCCGCCGCTACCGCCGGGCACCGAGAACGTGATGGTCAACGACGTCGAGTACCGGGTGCGCACCATCGAGGTCGACCGCAACGAGGGCGTGCTGATCTCGATCGGAATCCGCGCCGACAGCATCCTGCTCAACCCGGCCCGGGTTCCGCTCTACATCGGAGTCGGCGTGCTGACCGTGTTGTTCGCCGCGTTGCTGGGCTGGCTGCTGGCCGGACCGGCGATCCGGCCGCTGCGGCGGCTGACCGAACACACCAAACGACTCGGCAAGGGCGCCGAACAGATCCCGGCGGTGCACGGGGTGCGCGAGGCCGAGGAACTGTCCGAGGCGATGAGCGCGATGCTGGAACGGCTGGCCGCCGCGCAGCAGGCGACGACGAACTCGTTGCAGGCCGCGCAGGACTTCGCCGCCAATGCCGCGCACGAGCTGCGTACACCGCTGACCGCGATGCGCGCCGACCTCGACACCTTGCGCATCCACGATCTGCCCGACGACGAACGGGCCGAGGTGGTGGCTGATCTGGGGCGCGCCCAGCGCCGGGTCGAAGCCATCATCACCGCACTCGGTCAGCTGGCCTCTGGCCAGCTCGCGCAGCTCGAAGACCGTGAAGTTATCGACGTGACCGACATGCTCGACCGGGTGGCGCGGGAGAACATGAGGGTCAACCGCGACGTCGACATCGAGATCCACGCCGCCGAGGATCTCGGGACCGTCCTGGGCTGGCCCGGCGGGTTGCGCCTGGCGGTGGACAACCTGGTCCGCAACGCGATCACCCACGGACAGGCGACCCGCATCGTGCTGACCGCCCGGCGCCAGGACGTGGTGACCATCGTCGTCGACGACAACGGGCGGGGGCTGCCGGCCGACGAACACCGCACCGTGCTGGGCCGGTTCGCCCGCGGGAGCAACGCCGCCCCGGGCGGATCAGGTCTGGGGCTTGCGTTGGTCGCTCAGCAAGCCGAACTGCATGGCGGCACCGTGGAGCTCTCCGACGGCCCCCTCGGCGGCCTCAGGGTCACTCTGACCGTCACGACAAACCCTGCACCCCAACAGGATTCAGGCGCCGACTGGCCGGCGTGA
- a CDS encoding DUF3054 domain-containing protein, which produces MSSVRRSAAAAFAADVVCVVVFCTIGRRSHAEGLSIGGIAETAWPFLCGTAVGWLLARGWRRPTSLAPTGIVVWVATVAVGMLLRKATSAGTAVSFIVVASLSTALLLLGWRAVAQLLARRSRRPVGA; this is translated from the coding sequence ATGTCGTCTGTACGCCGTAGCGCGGCTGCCGCCTTCGCCGCTGACGTGGTCTGCGTGGTGGTGTTCTGCACCATCGGTCGCCGCAGCCATGCCGAAGGGCTCAGTATCGGCGGCATCGCCGAAACGGCGTGGCCATTCCTGTGCGGGACCGCGGTGGGATGGCTGCTCGCCCGCGGCTGGCGACGACCAACCTCGTTGGCCCCCACCGGGATCGTGGTGTGGGTGGCCACCGTGGCCGTGGGCATGCTGCTGCGCAAGGCCACCTCGGCGGGCACCGCGGTGAGCTTCATCGTCGTGGCGTCGCTGTCCACCGCGCTGCTGCTACTGGGGTGGCGGGCGGTGGCACAGTTGCTCGCGCGCCGGTCACGCCGGCCAGTCGGCGCCTGA
- a CDS encoding YbhN family protein translates to MSDHAGVAPTASRPARGKYWWVRWALIAVAVIVLTVEIALVRDQLAKAWRSLYTADPLWVLAAALAALASMHSFAQIQRTLLRSAGVPVRQWRSEAAFYAGNALSTTLPGGPVLSATFIYRQQRLWGASPLVASWQLVMSGVLQIIGLALLGLGGAFLLGAGENPLSLIFSLGGFLALILLAQAVAGRPELIDGIGARVLAWVNWARGKATDTGLAKWREILTQIKSVQLGRRDLGEAFSWSLFNWVADVACLLFACYAVGGHPSLAGVTVAYAAARAVGSIPLMPGGLLVVEAVLVPGLVSSGMSLAAAISAMLVYRLISWIFISLIGWVMFFFMFRTESTIDPDSGSAAPPTAVSVLFSPDPEAPHPPDQPVRR, encoded by the coding sequence GTGTCCGACCACGCCGGCGTCGCGCCGACCGCCAGCCGCCCCGCCCGGGGCAAGTACTGGTGGGTGCGCTGGGCTCTGATAGCGGTCGCAGTCATCGTGCTGACCGTCGAGATCGCGCTGGTGCGGGACCAACTCGCCAAGGCCTGGCGCAGCCTCTACACCGCGGACCCGCTGTGGGTGTTGGCTGCGGCACTGGCCGCGCTGGCGTCGATGCACAGCTTCGCGCAGATCCAGCGGACCCTGTTGCGTTCGGCAGGCGTACCGGTGCGCCAATGGCGTTCGGAGGCAGCGTTTTACGCCGGTAACGCACTGTCGACGACGCTGCCCGGCGGACCGGTGCTCTCGGCGACGTTCATCTACCGTCAGCAGCGCCTCTGGGGCGCCTCACCGCTGGTGGCGTCCTGGCAGCTGGTGATGTCGGGTGTGCTGCAGATCATCGGTCTGGCGTTGCTCGGCCTCGGCGGTGCTTTCCTGCTCGGCGCCGGTGAGAACCCGCTGTCGCTGATCTTCTCGCTCGGCGGTTTCCTCGCGCTGATCCTGCTTGCCCAGGCCGTGGCCGGCCGCCCGGAGCTCATCGACGGTATCGGGGCGCGGGTGTTGGCATGGGTCAATTGGGCCCGCGGCAAGGCCACCGACACCGGGCTGGCGAAGTGGCGGGAGATCCTGACCCAGATCAAGTCGGTGCAACTGGGCCGACGCGACCTCGGTGAGGCGTTCAGTTGGTCGTTGTTCAACTGGGTCGCCGACGTGGCATGCCTGCTGTTCGCCTGCTACGCGGTCGGCGGTCACCCCTCGCTGGCCGGCGTGACAGTCGCCTACGCCGCGGCTCGCGCAGTGGGCTCGATCCCGTTGATGCCCGGCGGTCTGCTGGTGGTCGAAGCAGTGCTGGTGCCCGGGCTGGTGTCCAGCGGTATGTCGCTGGCCGCGGCGATCTCGGCGATGCTGGTCTACCGCCTGATCAGCTGGATCTTCATCTCCCTCATCGGCTGGGTGATGTTCTTCTTCATGTTCCGGACCGAAAGCACCATCGACCCCGATTCGGGTTCGGCCGCGCCGCCGACTGCGGTGTCGGTGTTGTTCAGCCCGGACCCGGAGGCACCGCACCCGCCGGACCAACCGGTGAGGCGATAG
- a CDS encoding AI-2E family transporter yields the protein MSAGASSDTRRPEESVSPLVRKAAAWSWRLLVILGAVVALLWLILRLEVLTVPLVLATILAALLMPVVDFLDRRGAPRGAAVALVLLTGFAVFGGLLTFVVNQFIQGVPDLFAKVSTSIDGLGAWLTDGPLGVSPQQINQARESAIEALSNNQERLTTGALSTAGTITEIVTGALLMLFTLIFLLHGGRNIFAYVTQVFPVHVRARVRDAGRAGFRSLIGYVRATFLVALVDAVGIGVGLAIMGIPLALPLASLVFLGAFVPLVGAVVTGFLAVIVALIAKGWIYALITFGLIIAVQQLEGHVLQPLVMGRATSIHPLAIVLAIAGGAVLAGIVGALLAVPALAFINSVTRVLIADDPAQEEAEQEADDGPIVAAEPDVVDKPAE from the coding sequence ATGTCTGCCGGCGCCTCGTCCGATACCCGCCGCCCCGAGGAGTCGGTGAGTCCTCTGGTGCGCAAAGCCGCGGCCTGGTCGTGGCGGCTGTTGGTGATCCTCGGTGCTGTCGTCGCACTGCTGTGGCTGATCCTGCGGCTGGAGGTGCTGACGGTTCCGTTGGTGCTGGCCACCATCCTGGCCGCGCTGTTGATGCCGGTGGTGGACTTCCTCGACCGCCGGGGCGCCCCGCGCGGCGCGGCAGTGGCGCTGGTGCTGCTCACCGGGTTCGCCGTGTTCGGCGGGCTACTGACCTTCGTGGTCAACCAGTTCATTCAAGGCGTGCCGGACCTGTTCGCCAAGGTCAGCACCAGCATCGATGGCCTGGGCGCCTGGTTGACCGACGGCCCACTCGGTGTCAGCCCGCAACAGATCAATCAGGCGCGCGAATCTGCCATCGAAGCGTTGAGCAACAACCAGGAGCGACTCACCACCGGCGCGCTGTCGACCGCAGGCACCATCACCGAGATCGTCACCGGCGCGCTGCTGATGCTGTTCACCCTGATCTTCCTGCTCCACGGCGGGCGCAACATCTTTGCCTACGTCACCCAGGTCTTTCCGGTCCACGTTCGGGCCCGGGTCCGCGACGCCGGTCGTGCCGGCTTCCGGTCACTGATCGGCTATGTGCGAGCAACATTCCTCGTCGCGCTCGTCGATGCCGTGGGCATCGGAGTCGGCCTGGCCATCATGGGGATTCCGCTGGCGCTCCCGCTGGCGTCGCTGGTGTTCCTGGGTGCGTTCGTGCCACTGGTCGGCGCGGTGGTCACCGGGTTCCTCGCGGTCATCGTCGCGTTGATCGCCAAAGGCTGGATCTATGCGCTGATCACGTTCGGGCTGATCATCGCGGTACAGCAGCTCGAGGGCCATGTCCTGCAGCCGCTGGTGATGGGCCGGGCCACGTCGATCCACCCGCTGGCGATCGTGCTGGCGATCGCCGGTGGCGCGGTGCTCGCCGGCATCGTCGGCGCGTTGCTGGCGGTGCCGGCGCTGGCCTTCATCAACAGTGTCACCCGGGTGCTGATCGCCGACGATCCGGCGCAGGAGGAAGCCGAGCAGGAAGCCGACGACGGACCCATCGTCGCAGCCGAACCCGACGTCGTGGACAAGCCCGCCGAATAG